The Camelina sativa cultivar DH55 chromosome 14, Cs, whole genome shotgun sequence genome includes a window with the following:
- the LOC104740140 gene encoding probable splicing factor 3A subunit 1 isoform X1, which produces MFSSMEILPLEAPPADGNLGTLPPSQLTDQEVEERELLQAEQNNSNQAPAAVATHTRTIGIIHPPPDIRTIVEKTAQFVSKNGLEFEKRIIASNEGNAKFNFLKSADPYHAYYQHKLTEYRAQNKDGAQGTDDSDGTDHSQLDAAAAATAADESEAGDAQLDLQAQFRIPPKPLEPPEPEKYTVRLPEGITGEELDIIKLTAQFVARNGKTFLTGLTNREGNNLQFQFMKPTHSMFTFFTSLVDAYSEVLMPPKDLKEKLRKSAADLTTVLERCLHRLEWDRSQEQQRKKEEDEKELERVQMAMIDWHDFVVVESIDFADEEDEELPPPMTLNEVIRRSKVSAMEEDEIVEPGKEVEMEMDEEEVKLVAEGMRAANLEEIVKIENLHDEEAPMRIVKNWKRPEDRIPTERDPTKVVISPITGELIPINEMSEHMRISLIDPKFKEQKDRMFAKIRETTLAQDDEIAKNIVGLARLRPDIFGTTEEEVSNAVKAEIEKKKDEQPKQVIWDGHTGSIGRTANQALTQNANGEEQGDGVYGDPNSFPGPAALPPPRPGFPTVRPLPPPPNLALNLPRPPPTGQYPGPPRPLGVPMMQPMHQQHQLSMPGPSGHPSMMMNRPPQMHSGMPVPPPPGSQFPHMQVPRPYGQLPPHPMGMMQPPPMSGMPPPPPPAEAPPPLPEEPEPKRQKFDESALVPEDQFLAQHPGLATIRVSVPNDDGSKVIEITVQSLSENVGSLKEKIAGEIQTPANKQKLSGKAGFLKDNMSLAHYNVGAGEILTLSMRERGGRKR; this is translated from the exons ATGTTCAGTTCGATGGAGATACTGCCACTGGAGGCTCCTCCTGCAGATGGGAATTTAGGTACACTTCCTCCTTCGCAATTAACAGATCAAGAAGTCGAAGAGAGGGAGTTATTGCAAGCAGAGCAAAACAACTCAAATCAAGCTCCGGCGGCTGTTGCGACTCACACTAGGACTATTGGAATCATTCATCCACCTCCTGATATCAGAACTATTGTTGAGAAAACGGCTCAGTTTGTTTCCAAAAACGGGTTGGAGTTTGAAAAGAGGATTATAGCTAGTAATGAAGGTAATGCCAAGTTCAACTTTTTGAAGAGCGCAGATCCTTATCATGCGTATTACCAGCATAAGCTCACTGAATACCGTGCTCAGAATAAAGACGGAGCTCAGGGTACTGATGATTCAGATG GTACAGATCATTCTCAGCTTGATGCTGCTGCAGCTGCTACTGCTGCTGATGAGTCTGAAGCAGGTGATGCACAACTCGACCTTCAGGCTCAATTTAGGATTCCTCCTAAGCCTCTTGAACCTCCAGAGCCTGAGAAGTATACAGTTAGACTTCCTGAAGGGATCACAGGTGAGGAGCTTGATATTATTAAGCTCACTGCTCAGTTCGTGGCACGGAACGGGAAGACGTTTTTAACGGGATTGACGAATAGAGAGGGCAATAATCTTCAGTTTCAGTTTATGAAGCCAACGCATAGCATGTTCACTTTTTTCACTTCTCTGGTTGATGCGTATTCTGAAGTGTTGATGCCTCCTAAAGATTTGAAAGAAAAGCTGAGAAAGAGTGCTGCTGATTTGACTACCGTTCTTGAGCGTTGTTTGCATCGTCTTGAATGGGATCGTTCCCAGGAGCagcagaggaagaaagaagaggatgagaaagagCTGGAGCGAGTGCAGATGGCTATGATTGATTGGCATGATTTTGTCGTTGTTGAGTCTATAGATTTTGcggatgaggaagatgaagagttgCCACCGCCTATGACACTTAACGAGGTTATAAGGAGGAGCAAAGTATCAGcgatggaagaagatgaaatcgtTGAGCCTGGAAAGGAGGTTGAAATGGAAATGGACGAAGAAGAAGTTAAGCTTGTTGCAGAAGGAATGAGAGCAGCAAACCTAGAAGAGATTGTTAAGATTGAAAATCTACACGATGAAGAAGCACCTATGAGAATTGTTAAGAACTGGAAGAGGCCAGAAGACAGGATCCCGACAGAGAGAGATCCAACTAAAGTTGTTATATCACCAATTACTGGCGAGCTGATCCCCATTAACGAGATGTCTGAGCACATGCGCATTTCTCTTATTGATCCTAAGTTCAAAGAGCAGAAGGATCGGATGTTTGCTAAGATTCGTGAGACTACACTTGCACAAGATGATGAGATTGCTAAAAACATTGTCGGGTTGGCCCGCCTGCGTCCTGATATCTTTGGAAcaactgaagaagaagtctcaaATGCTGTCAAAGcagagattgagaagaagaaagatgagcaGCCGAAGCAAGTAATATGGGATGGTCACACAGGAAGTATCGGTCGCACAGCTAACCAAGCCTTGACTCAGAACGCTAATGGAGAGGAGCAAGGTGATGGTGTTTATGGAGATCCCAATAGCTTCCCTGGTCCAGctgctcttcctcctcctcgacCAGGTTTCCCAACAGTCCGGCCATTGCCACCACCTCCTAATCTCGCCTTGAACCTCCCTCGTCCTCCTCCTACTGGTCAGTACCCTGGTCCACCGAGGCCACTTGGTGTTCCAATGATGCAGCCAATGCATCAGCAACACCAGCTCTCAATGCCCGGGCCATCTGGGCACCCTTCGATGATGATGAACCGACCACCACAAATGCATTCTGGTATGCCTGTGCCCCCTCCACCGGGATCTCAGTTTCCGCATATGCAAGTTCCTAGACCTTATGGTCAGCTTCCACCGCATCCAATGGGGATGATGCAACCACCACCTATGTCTGGGATGCCTCCTCCCCCACCACCCGCAGAGGCACCACCACCTCTTCCTGAGGAGCCTGAGCCAAAGAGACAAAAGTTCGATGAGTCAGCCCTTGTGCCAGAAGACCAGTTTCTTGCTCAGCATCCG GGTCTGGCTACAATCAGGGTTTCTGTGCCAAACGATGATGGGTCCAAAGTCATTGAGATCACAGTGCAGTCATTATCAGAAAACGTGGGAAGCCTGAAGGAGAAAATAGCAGGGGAGATACAAACTCCCGCAAATAAACAGAAGTTAAGTGGAAAAGCTGGGTTCTTGAAGGATAACATGTCGCTTGCACATTACAATGTGGGAGCAGGAGAAATCCTGACATTGTCTATGAGGGAACGTGGTGGGAGAAAGCGATAG
- the LOC104740140 gene encoding probable splicing factor 3A subunit 1 isoform X2, producing MEILPLEAPPADGNLGTLPPSQLTDQEVEERELLQAEQNNSNQAPAAVATHTRTIGIIHPPPDIRTIVEKTAQFVSKNGLEFEKRIIASNEGNAKFNFLKSADPYHAYYQHKLTEYRAQNKDGAQDGAQGTDDSDGTDHSQLDAAAAATAADESEAGDAQLDLQAQFRIPPKPLEPPEPEKYTVRLPEGITGEELDIIKLTAQFVARNGKTFLTGLTNREGNNLQFQFMKPTHSMFTFFTSLVDAYSEVLMPPKDLKEKLRKSAADLTTVLERCLHRLEWDRSQEQQRKKEEDEKELERVQMAMIDWHDFVVVESIDFADEEDEELPPPMTLNEVIRRSKVSAMEEDEIVEPGKEVEMEMDEEEVKLVAEGMRAANLEEIVKIENLHDEEAPMRIVKNWKRPEDRIPTERDPTKVVISPITGELIPINEMSEHMRISLIDPKFKEQKDRMFAKIRETTLAQDDEIAKNIVGLARLRPDIFGTTEEEVSNAVKAEIEKKKDEQPKQVIWDGHTGSIGRTANQALTQNANGEEQGDGVYGDPNSFPGPAALPPPRPGFPTVRPLPPPPNLALNLPRPPPTGQYPGPPRPLGVPMMQPMHQQHQLSMPGPSGHPSMMMNRPPQMHSGMPVPPPPGSQFPHMQVPRPYGQLPPHPMGMMQPPPMSGMPPPPPPAEAPPPLPEEPEPKRQKFDESALVPEDQFLAQHPGLATIRVSVPNDDGSKVIEITVQSLSENVGSLKEKIAGEIQTPANKQKLSGKAGFLKDNMSLAHYNVGAGEILTLSMRERGGRKR from the exons ATGGAGATACTGCCACTGGAGGCTCCTCCTGCAGATGGGAATTTAGGTACACTTCCTCCTTCGCAATTAACAGATCAAGAAGTCGAAGAGAGGGAGTTATTGCAAGCAGAGCAAAACAACTCAAATCAAGCTCCGGCGGCTGTTGCGACTCACACTAGGACTATTGGAATCATTCATCCACCTCCTGATATCAGAACTATTGTTGAGAAAACGGCTCAGTTTGTTTCCAAAAACGGGTTGGAGTTTGAAAAGAGGATTATAGCTAGTAATGAAGGTAATGCCAAGTTCAACTTTTTGAAGAGCGCAGATCCTTATCATGCGTATTACCAGCATAAGCTCACTGAATACCGTGCTCAGAATAAAGACGGAGCTCAGG ACGGAGCTCAGGGTACTGATGATTCAGATGGTACAGATCATTCTCAGCTTGATGCTGCTGCAGCTGCTACTGCTGCTGATGAGTCTGAAGCAGGTGATGCACAACTCGACCTTCAGGCTCAATTTAGGATTCCTCCTAAGCCTCTTGAACCTCCAGAGCCTGAGAAGTATACAGTTAGACTTCCTGAAGGGATCACAGGTGAGGAGCTTGATATTATTAAGCTCACTGCTCAGTTCGTGGCACGGAACGGGAAGACGTTTTTAACGGGATTGACGAATAGAGAGGGCAATAATCTTCAGTTTCAGTTTATGAAGCCAACGCATAGCATGTTCACTTTTTTCACTTCTCTGGTTGATGCGTATTCTGAAGTGTTGATGCCTCCTAAAGATTTGAAAGAAAAGCTGAGAAAGAGTGCTGCTGATTTGACTACCGTTCTTGAGCGTTGTTTGCATCGTCTTGAATGGGATCGTTCCCAGGAGCagcagaggaagaaagaagaggatgagaaagagCTGGAGCGAGTGCAGATGGCTATGATTGATTGGCATGATTTTGTCGTTGTTGAGTCTATAGATTTTGcggatgaggaagatgaagagttgCCACCGCCTATGACACTTAACGAGGTTATAAGGAGGAGCAAAGTATCAGcgatggaagaagatgaaatcgtTGAGCCTGGAAAGGAGGTTGAAATGGAAATGGACGAAGAAGAAGTTAAGCTTGTTGCAGAAGGAATGAGAGCAGCAAACCTAGAAGAGATTGTTAAGATTGAAAATCTACACGATGAAGAAGCACCTATGAGAATTGTTAAGAACTGGAAGAGGCCAGAAGACAGGATCCCGACAGAGAGAGATCCAACTAAAGTTGTTATATCACCAATTACTGGCGAGCTGATCCCCATTAACGAGATGTCTGAGCACATGCGCATTTCTCTTATTGATCCTAAGTTCAAAGAGCAGAAGGATCGGATGTTTGCTAAGATTCGTGAGACTACACTTGCACAAGATGATGAGATTGCTAAAAACATTGTCGGGTTGGCCCGCCTGCGTCCTGATATCTTTGGAAcaactgaagaagaagtctcaaATGCTGTCAAAGcagagattgagaagaagaaagatgagcaGCCGAAGCAAGTAATATGGGATGGTCACACAGGAAGTATCGGTCGCACAGCTAACCAAGCCTTGACTCAGAACGCTAATGGAGAGGAGCAAGGTGATGGTGTTTATGGAGATCCCAATAGCTTCCCTGGTCCAGctgctcttcctcctcctcgacCAGGTTTCCCAACAGTCCGGCCATTGCCACCACCTCCTAATCTCGCCTTGAACCTCCCTCGTCCTCCTCCTACTGGTCAGTACCCTGGTCCACCGAGGCCACTTGGTGTTCCAATGATGCAGCCAATGCATCAGCAACACCAGCTCTCAATGCCCGGGCCATCTGGGCACCCTTCGATGATGATGAACCGACCACCACAAATGCATTCTGGTATGCCTGTGCCCCCTCCACCGGGATCTCAGTTTCCGCATATGCAAGTTCCTAGACCTTATGGTCAGCTTCCACCGCATCCAATGGGGATGATGCAACCACCACCTATGTCTGGGATGCCTCCTCCCCCACCACCCGCAGAGGCACCACCACCTCTTCCTGAGGAGCCTGAGCCAAAGAGACAAAAGTTCGATGAGTCAGCCCTTGTGCCAGAAGACCAGTTTCTTGCTCAGCATCCG GGTCTGGCTACAATCAGGGTTTCTGTGCCAAACGATGATGGGTCCAAAGTCATTGAGATCACAGTGCAGTCATTATCAGAAAACGTGGGAAGCCTGAAGGAGAAAATAGCAGGGGAGATACAAACTCCCGCAAATAAACAGAAGTTAAGTGGAAAAGCTGGGTTCTTGAAGGATAACATGTCGCTTGCACATTACAATGTGGGAGCAGGAGAAATCCTGACATTGTCTATGAGGGAACGTGGTGGGAGAAAGCGATAG